Below is a genomic region from Eubacterium sp. 1001713B170207_170306_E7.
TTATTTTAAAGACGAATAACCATATTACTTTTTACTTTTCACTTTTAATTTCTTTTAAAACTATGCAGAAGAGTTGGACTAGAACTCTTTTGCATAGTTACTTGGCTTTTTGATTTGAAAATTTATAGACTTTGCTGAGCTGTTCTTGCAATGACATTTTCCTGAACATCTTTATCCAACTCAATAAAATACGCAGAATATCCCGCGACTCGAACCATCAAATTTCGATGGTTTTCCGGATGAATTTGTGCATCTCTCAGCGTTTCCTCATCAACAACATTTATCTGAACATGTTCTCCATATTCGTCAAAATAAGATTTAATCAATGTTCCAAGAATATTCAAACCTTTCTCACCTTTAACGATAACCGGATCAAATTTCTGGTTGAGTAGCGTGCCAATCAAAGGACGGAACTGATCAATTTTGGAAACCGAACGCAAAGCTGCGGTCGGACCGTTGACATCTCTGGATGCAGCTGGGGATGCATTATCCGCCAACGCTTCAAAGGCATGCCGTCCGTCAGGTGTAGCCCCAACACTTTTGCCCTGAAGGACATTAAAGGACTGTGAAAGAACTGACAAAACGTACTTACCATCTCTTGAATCAGGGTATTTTTCAATTTCATCTGTTGCGATTTCTACAATTTTTTGCGCGATCTCATCAACGTAATCATCGTCATTACCGTATTTAGGCGCATTATTCATCAGCATCTGTCTCAAAGGTTCATAATTTTTAAAATCATCCGCAATGGCTACTTTAAGTTCATCAAAACTTATCTTGTGCTCATCATAAACGAACTTCTTAATTGCTGCGATCGAATCCGCTGCATTAGCCATCGCAGTGATAAACGAACCTGAAAAATTATATTTTGCGCCACCTTCTTGCAATGTTTTCCCTTTTTCAATACAATCATCCACTAGGCTGGAAGACAATAAAGCAGGAACCATATTGGCCTGACATGCGCCAACAATATTGTAGGCTTCACACATCAGCCTTGTAAAATATTCCATCTGCTTTTGGTAGGCATCCATAAACTCCTCAAACGATTCAAATCGATTTGGATCACCGGTCTTAAGTCCAACCTGCTTTCCTGTAAGCGGGTCAACACCATCATTCAGAACAAACTCAACAAGCTTCACGGTATTAATGTAACCTACAACCGGTCTGCCATCTGTTTTTCCGGTAACATAATTTTCAACGCAGCCTTCGATGCTCCAGTCTCTGGCTTCCTTGATAGTAGCTCCTTTTGAAAGAACAAGTGGAATAATCAGCTTATCGTTAAACATTGCCGGTGTTGCAAGACCATCCTGTATCATTGTCAGTGCCTTCTTGAAAAATTCTTCATTAATAGCATCATGGTAGCGGAAAGATATGGTTGGCTGTGTTGTTTTCACTTCGCTGGTTGCCTGCAGAATACAGAAAGAAAATTCATTGACTGCATCTTTACCATTCGGTGTTACGCCGCCAACCGCACAGTTTTGCCACATAGGATATCCTGCAAAAGCTTGTGCGTCAAAGTCGTCGCGCACTTTAATAATTTCTGTTATTTTAATCCACAAACACTCAATATACTCTACGCATTGATCAAAGGTGATAAGACCTTCTTCAATATCTTTTTTGTAAAAAGGGAACATCGTTTGATCAAACCGCCCAAGACCAATAGAGTGTCCATTTGTTTCAATCTGCATAATCAAGTGCATAAACCAGAAAAACTGGAGTGCTTCATAGGTGGTCTGCGGCGGGTTCTCAGGAACATTCGCACAATTGCTGGCAATTTGTAAAAGCTCCTTTTTTCGTTTTGGTTCGCTTTCTTTTTCAGCCATTTCCTTAGCTAATTTTTCATAGCGTCGTGCAAAGTCTATGCAAGCTTCACAAACAATAATTACACCCTGCCAAAAATCAATCTGGCGCTGTGTATTATGATTAACAAACTCAACAGCATCAATTTTTCTCTGTACTTTTTCTATAATTCCTTTTAATCCTAAGCTGAAAACTTTTGGATAATTGGGAACCACATGTCCTGTGGAGGTAGTTCTTGAGCCAACAGACAAAACCCCAAGTTGTTCGACCTCCAATACTTCCTCTGTTAACTGATCATCAACAAGCTCCTTAAAACTATTATTTTTCCAAAACTCAAGATCCTCAAGAAGCTTTTCTTTATTTTCATCGCTAATGAATAAAGGGTCCGTTGGTCTGGTAGAAAAGGTATCAATCGTCTCAATAATCCAATTTGCTCCAAATTCAGGAAATACTGGAACTCCCCGATATTCTTTAGCTTGATTGCCGGCGAACAATTCATCGTCAGCAATGTATATCGTCATATTTGCCAATAAATATTTTAATAGCTTGGCGCGTCTGAGCATTGGGGTATCACAGGAGCATTGTCTGTAGAATTTAGTAATTAATTCCGCGCGTTCAACACAAATGTGTGGTTTTGTTTCACGCATCCTATCTCTTAATTTTTCTACACGTCTGGTTATCATTTTATATTCCTCCATTAATTTTGAGCTATTCATACTGCTCAAACCAGCATTTCTTACCTGCTGGCATCAAAAACTGATTTATATAGTCAACGTATTCCAACATTTTTTCCTCTTCTGGTGTTTTAACATCCTTCAACGCATATTTCCTGCCCAGCATTTCATATTTATGAACCCCAAGAGCATGGTATGCTAACAGTTCAATACCCTTCGCATGATCGGCGGAGGCCACTAATTCAGCGATCCCTTTAAAATTTTCCAAACGGTCATTATAGCCTGGAACCACTGGAATTCGTACTGTTATTTTATTTCCCAAAGCATCAATTTTTTTAAAATTATCAATGATTCTTTCGTTTCCGCGTCCTGTCAAAACTTCATGTCTCTTTGAATCAATTTCTTTAATATCCATAAAAAGCAAATCTATGTATTGCATAGCTGGTGCAAAAAGCTGGTATTCTGCATAACCACAGGTTTCAACAGCTACATTTATTCCCAACGTTTTACACTCCCGGGCCGCATTCAAAAGAAAATCAGGATGTGTTAACGGTTCTCCTCCTGAAAAGGTAACTCCACCATTAGAATTGGTATAATAAATTCTATCGCGCTGTACCTTTTCCATAAGCCTTTCGATGGTCATTTCTTCTCCAACCACACGCTTCGATTTTGCATAGCATACTTCTGTACAAATACCACACACATTGCATATGCCTCTGTCTATAACACCGTGACCGCTTGCATCTAATGTGATACACCGTTTTGGACACTTTTCAATACAAACACCACAACCTATGCAATGTGATTGGGTATCTGCAATCTCTTTTCCGTATTCCTGCGACTCTGGATTTGCACACCATAAGCAGTTCAATGGACAACCTTTTAAAAAAACAATCGTGCGTATTCCAGGTCCATCATGAATTGAACATTTTTGGATATTAAACACCAGTGCAGTGTCTCTACTGTTCCAGTACCGGTTCATCTTGATCATTTTTCTTTTTAGTATAGAGAACACCAAATCCTGTCACCGCACAGATAACAGCGAATATTGGTGTTGCATATCCCATTAAGTAATAAGGTGCATATTCTGCTACCGCAACACCTAATGTTAACGAACAATAAATACCATTTGTTCCCCAAGGAACAAGTGGTGCCATGACTGTTGCACCATCCTGAATAGTCCTTCCCAGAACACGTCGGTCAATTCCCTGTTCATCAAATTTTTTACCCATAGCGTTAGCTGGAAGAAGCATTGCAAGGTATGGATCTGCCGCAAAAAAACTTAAGGCAATAGCCATAACAAGCGTGGTTGTAATAAGTCCTGCACGATTTTTGGTTAATCCACTGATTTTTCCAATGACAATACTCATTACACCAGTACGTTCTAAGCATCCGGCAAGAGCTAATGAAAATAACATCAGCATCACTGTCGATGTCATTGAGTTCAATCCACCACGGGTCAACAAACTGTCAATAACCTCGACACCTGTTTCAGAAACATATCCCGAATGCATAAAAGTTAAGCAGGAAGCTATATCTTGTCCTTGAATAATAAATGTGAAAAATGCCCCCATCAGCGATGCGATAATCATAGTTGGAATGGCGGGTACTTTTAAAATAATCATTGCCAATAACAAAATTAATGGTATTATTAATATAGGTGAAAGATTAAAGGAAGAAGCAAGCCCATCCGTAATGGCCTGTATCTGTGATATATCTGCTGTCCCTGACCCGTATCTAAACCCAAGGAAAACAAAAACAACTGCACTGACAAGCAGGGAAGGACCTGTGGTATAAATCATTGCACGAACCACTTCGTAAAGTCCTCCTTTTGATACAGCAGCGGCAAAATTTGTTGTATCGGAAACCGGCGATTGTTTATCACCAAAATAAGCACCACAAAGAATCGCCCCGGCAGTCAGACCTGCTGGAATTCCTAAACCGATTCCGACGCCCATGAAGGCGACCCCAATTGTTCCGACGGTTGTCCATGATGACCCCGTTACAATAGACATGATGCAGCATAGCAGCAGAATAGATAACAAAAACCATTGTGGTGAGAAAATTTTAAGTCCATAATAAATAACCAGTGGCACAGTACCGCTGGACATCCAAGTTCCAACAGTAACCCCAATCAGGCAAATAATCAAAATTGCCTCTATGGATTCTGAAATGCTTTTACAGATACTATTGCGCATATCTTTCCACGGAATACGCAGATAAATACTGTAAACCAAAAGGACTGTGACACTCATTAAAATTGGAATATGAGGGTCTAGTTTAAGGCCTACCACGCCGATCAACAGGAC
It encodes:
- the nhaC gene encoding Na+/H+ antiporter NhaC; its protein translation is MKLFKNNETAKEVKPERKTTFGISVIVLIAAIGVLLIGVVGLKLDPHIPILMSVTVLLVYSIYLRIPWKDMRNSICKSISESIEAILIICLIGVTVGTWMSSGTVPLVIYYGLKIFSPQWFLLSILLLCCIMSIVTGSSWTTVGTIGVAFMGVGIGLGIPAGLTAGAILCGAYFGDKQSPVSDTTNFAAAVSKGGLYEVVRAMIYTTGPSLLVSAVVFVFLGFRYGSGTADISQIQAITDGLASSFNLSPILIIPLILLLAMIILKVPAIPTMIIASLMGAFFTFIIQGQDIASCLTFMHSGYVSETGVEVIDSLLTRGGLNSMTSTVMLMLFSLALAGCLERTGVMSIVIGKISGLTKNRAGLITTTLVMAIALSFFAADPYLAMLLPANAMGKKFDEQGIDRRVLGRTIQDGATVMAPLVPWGTNGIYCSLTLGVAVAEYAPYYLMGYATPIFAVICAVTGFGVLYTKKKNDQDEPVLEQ
- a CDS encoding glycyl-radical enzyme activating protein; the protein is MIKMNRYWNSRDTALVFNIQKCSIHDGPGIRTIVFLKGCPLNCLWCANPESQEYGKEIADTQSHCIGCGVCIEKCPKRCITLDASGHGVIDRGICNVCGICTEVCYAKSKRVVGEEMTIERLMEKVQRDRIYYTNSNGGVTFSGGEPLTHPDFLLNAARECKTLGINVAVETCGYAEYQLFAPAMQYIDLLFMDIKEIDSKRHEVLTGRGNERIIDNFKKIDALGNKITVRIPVVPGYNDRLENFKGIAELVASADHAKGIELLAYHALGVHKYEMLGRKYALKDVKTPEEEKMLEYVDYINQFLMPAGKKCWFEQYE
- a CDS encoding glycyl radical protein; amino-acid sequence: MITRRVEKLRDRMRETKPHICVERAELITKFYRQCSCDTPMLRRAKLLKYLLANMTIYIADDELFAGNQAKEYRGVPVFPEFGANWIIETIDTFSTRPTDPLFISDENKEKLLEDLEFWKNNSFKELVDDQLTEEVLEVEQLGVLSVGSRTTSTGHVVPNYPKVFSLGLKGIIEKVQRKIDAVEFVNHNTQRQIDFWQGVIIVCEACIDFARRYEKLAKEMAEKESEPKRKKELLQIASNCANVPENPPQTTYEALQFFWFMHLIMQIETNGHSIGLGRFDQTMFPFYKKDIEEGLITFDQCVEYIECLWIKITEIIKVRDDFDAQAFAGYPMWQNCAVGGVTPNGKDAVNEFSFCILQATSEVKTTQPTISFRYHDAINEEFFKKALTMIQDGLATPAMFNDKLIIPLVLSKGATIKEARDWSIEGCVENYVTGKTDGRPVVGYINTVKLVEFVLNDGVDPLTGKQVGLKTGDPNRFESFEEFMDAYQKQMEYFTRLMCEAYNIVGACQANMVPALLSSSLVDDCIEKGKTLQEGGAKYNFSGSFITAMANAADSIAAIKKFVYDEHKISFDELKVAIADDFKNYEPLRQMLMNNAPKYGNDDDYVDEIAQKIVEIATDEIEKYPDSRDGKYVLSVLSQSFNVLQGKSVGATPDGRHAFEALADNASPAASRDVNGPTAALRSVSKIDQFRPLIGTLLNQKFDPVIVKGEKGLNILGTLIKSYFDEYGEHVQINVVDEETLRDAQIHPENHRNLMVRVAGYSAYFIELDKDVQENVIARTAQQSL